The following is a genomic window from Candidatus Ozemobacteraceae bacterium.
GCGCAACACGGCCATTTCGAACATCTGCCGCTGTTCGTTGAAGAGAATGAGACCGCCGCGTTCGGCGCCGGTGACCTCGAGGGCCATATCGATCGTATATTCAAGCAGGCGCTGGAAATTGGTGATCGAGCTGAGGGCGAAGCTGACTTCGAGAACCGCGCTCAACTCGCGCATGCGGCTTTTTATGACCGTTTCCGTCGAATCCACTTCGCTCTGGACATCCGGGGGCAGCCTGAAACGCAGGTCCTGAAAGGTTTCCCGGACCAGGTTCTCGTTCCGGCTGAGGAAGAAGGGAAACACCGGCGGATCGCTGGTTCCCCCCGCCGGGGACTTCAGATCGGCGATGCCGGTCATGCCGATCTCCGGGCCGGCCTCGAGAAAGAGGAAGACGTCCTGGGACAGCTGGGCGACCGAGCCGGGCTGGAATGGCAGGAAGATGCCCGGCTGGATTTTCATGCCGTTGATGGGTGTTCCGAAGGTGCTGTGAAGGTCTTGGATGAGGACCTGGCCTTGCGCGTCGCAGCGGACGAGAAGATGTTCTCTCGAAATGTTCAGGGAATTGAGCCTGATCTGGCAGGAATCGGTGCGACCGATCTTGATGTCGCCGGTTGCCGGCGTAATGGAACTTGCGTGCAGCAGGTTGCCGTTCTGATCCTTCAACACGAGTTTCATCCGGATATGTCCTTTGTCGCAGCCTCGAGTTCGGCTTTGATCTCCTTGAAATCGGAAGGGCGATTGTTCGGATTCTTGCTGATGCAGTCGAGCATGAGAACCTCGAGACGGGGCGGGCAGTCAGGCCTCAGAGAGCGCGGTTTGGGGGGATCCTGGACCAGGATGACGGTGACGTCATCGCCGGTGAAGGGGCGCCGGCCGCAGACCATCTCGAAGAGCGTCACGCCGAAGGCGAAAATTTCGCTCGCCAGGGTTGCCGGCTGTCCGCGCAGGCGTTCCGGGGCGAGATACCATGGGGTGCCGACGACGACGCCGGTCTGGGTCAGTTGTACCTTTCGTGCGCTGGAAGCAAGACCGAAATCGACGATGCGGGTGCGGCCTGTTATTTCGATTAATATATTTTCCGGCTTGATGTCCCGGTGCAGAACGCCGCGTTCGAAGGCGTGCTGAAGGCCTTCGGCGACTTCACTGCCGATTTTCAGCGCTTTATCGAGGGCGAGCGGTCCCGTTTCGAGGAGGGTGCGGAGGTTTTCCCCCTTGATGAACTCGAAAGAGATGAAAATCGGCGGCGAAACGGAGACGTCGAAAACCTTGGGAATGGACGGATGATCCATGGTCGCGAGGATTCTCGACTCGCTGAGGAATCGCTCGTGGAGCTCGGGGTCGGTCTGAGCGAGACTCTCGTTGAGCGTCTTGATCGCGACGGCCCGGGCGAGAATCTCGTCGAAGGCCCTGTAGACCGTCCCCATGCCGCCGCGGCCGACCTCGACAACCTGGACATATCGCGGCGGGAGGAAATGTGCCGTTTCTGATCCTGCGGGGAGGGGAGGTGCGCCGGCCGGGATGCCGGGAGTATCCTGGCTCGTCTGCGACGGCCTGGGGGAAGGGGGGGGAGCCGAGGTTCCGGGAGCCGGGGATTGCATCTGACGGAGGCGGCGGGCGAACTCGAACGCGGGATGATAGGACGGGTCGAGCGTCAGCACCTGCTCGAGGGCCCTGCCGGCCCCCGCCTGGTCACCCGTTTCATACAGACATCGCGCCAGGGCGTAATGCCATTTGACCTTTCCCTTTTCAACTTCGGCGAGGGCTTGAAAGATGGGCAGCGATTCTCTGTTGAAAAGTTTCCTCTTGTCGTACGAGTCGCCCAGGAACTGAAGAGCTCTGGAATCGCGATGGGCGCGGTAGTATTCCCAGAGTGCCTGTCCCGAGTTCCGGGAAATCGGATGCCCGGCGAGCATCACCGCGAGAAGACGCTTCCCCCAGGCTTCCCGGGCGGGGTTTCGGATGCAGGCATCGTGGAGCTGTTCGATCGACTGGGAATCCGAGGCCTTTCTTGCGACGATGAGGTCGATTCCGAGATCCTGCCACTGGACGGCGGCCTCGGGATAGCGCTGTGCCGACGATTTGATAAGCTTTTCGGCTTTTGAAAAATCGCCGGTCAACAACTTGCCTTTGATCAGGGCGGTCGCCAACGGCTTATCCGCAAGCACGCGATCTTCTTCCGACTGGATTGCCGCGATCAGGGTTTCCGCCTCTTTTCGTTGCTCTGGGGCCGGCGTCTCATTTTTCATGAGGACGATGAGGCGATCCCGTTTTTTCTGCCACTCGCTGCGGAGATGCTCTTCGGAAGCCTGGCGCCATCTACGATGAAGCACGCGGAAGACAAGAAGCGCAACGAGGCATGCGGCAAGAACCGGAAGCAGAAATTCCAGTTCTCCCACTGGCAGCCGTTCCATTGGAAAATACCGATCCTCCCCATGAATCCTCAACTGGCAATCCTAGCATTCAAACCGATCTTTGACAATCTTCTGTATTGGGGCAGTATTCCGCAACGTGAAAGCACATTCGGATAGAGGCGGCGCAATCACGGGGTTGAAGAGGGGCGCCGAATGCGCCTATTGAATCCTGCATATCAAAAACCAGCTTCGGGTCTCCGTTCGTGTTGAGCTTGTCGAAGCACGAACAGCCACATTCTCAGGGCGAACGGGTGGTTTTCATCCTGCAGGACTCAATACATGCACGTCGCCTGCCGGCGATGGGAGTGAAGCTGGTTCGCCGGCAGGCGACGGAATCGGGGACGATGCGGGGGGATCACCGGAGAAGCCGGTCGATCAGCTCCTGGAGGGTTTGCGCCTCGAACGAGGCCTTTTTCAGGCTCGGAATGCCGTTTCTGATGAAAATGTTGTCCGACGACTCGACCCGTTTCTGGATGTCATCAAATTTCGCTTCGGCATCGGGGGCGTTCGGATCGACAGCGATCAGCTCGTCATACATCTTCGAACATTCCTCCACGAGGCGATCGAAATCGGGTGTTGCGGCCAGGTTGATCAGATACGCCGCCGTTCGTTCCCGCTTCTCATCTTCCGTACGGATCGCGGCTTCGTGGGGAGTGTCGGGATTGCCGTGCAGGGAACAGGTCGCGCGCGGGGATGCCGACTCGAGACCGGTCAGGTCGTATGTTCCGCCGTCGGGGCAGGTCGCGGGGGTTTTCAGATACCCGAGCTGGACGAGACTCGGCTGGAGATTTCCCGAAATCGTTGCCGGAAGCGGCTGGGAATAATCCATGAGCAGCATTTCAAGCGCCCCCATGAGAACACGAAGGTTCGCATGACAGGCGTTTGTCTTGTCGGGCTTTGCCGCGACGCTTGCCGATGCGGGCAGATCCAGTTCCATGCCGATGTCGCGAAAGAGCTCCGGGTTCGTTTTGGCGTCGCGGAGCGTGTTGATGAACCCCGTGCGCTCATACTCGACGGATGCCTTTATATCTGCGGCAGGGCTGGGGATGCGCTTGAAGAAATCCGTCAGGCGGGTTTTCCAGATCTCTTCGGGATGCCGCGAGCGGAACTCGATGAGGGCGTTCGCGGCGATTTTGCGGATGGCGATTCCGATCATGGTGCTGATGATCAGGCCGTTGTCCTCGATATGCTGGCCGAGCATGAAGGTCGAAGTCAGCGTGTCAAACGCGGCCTCGGGCCTGCCGTCTTTTTCCTGCTGCCAGGCCCAGGCTCTGGCGAGCCGCGCAAGCTGGCGGAGACGACGGTAGGGAGGGATGTAGTCGGAAAAATGCTGGCGGTCGTCTGGGGTGAAATTGCACTGCCGGCAGGCCGCGCCGAGGCGAAGAAGATCCATCGCGCTTTTGACTTTCGGATCGCGCAGGAGCAGGGCTGATGCAGTGCTGAGAGCGCCCAGAGCGTCGAAGGTCTCGATCTTGCCGAATTCGTCGAGAACCTCGTTGGGAACGGCCGGAAGATGCCCGATCGCGTTCAGGTAGCGAACGGCGCCGTTCGGATCATTGCCGGGCCTGGCGATAAGCGGATGAGCGATCAACAGGAACGATACGAGAACCACCAGTGCGTTTTTCATGGGAAATCCTCCTGATATAATATTTGTTTATATTAAAGAAGGAACTGGCGGTCTGCGCCGCGAGGCGCGACCGTATCGAAAACGAA
Proteins encoded in this region:
- a CDS encoding serine/threonine-protein kinase; its protein translation is MERLPVGELEFLLPVLAACLVALLVFRVLHRRWRQASEEHLRSEWQKKRDRLIVLMKNETPAPEQRKEAETLIAAIQSEEDRVLADKPLATALIKGKLLTGDFSKAEKLIKSSAQRYPEAAVQWQDLGIDLIVARKASDSQSIEQLHDACIRNPAREAWGKRLLAVMLAGHPISRNSGQALWEYYRAHRDSRALQFLGDSYDKRKLFNRESLPIFQALAEVEKGKVKWHYALARCLYETGDQAGAGRALEQVLTLDPSYHPAFEFARRLRQMQSPAPGTSAPPPSPRPSQTSQDTPGIPAGAPPLPAGSETAHFLPPRYVQVVEVGRGGMGTVYRAFDEILARAVAIKTLNESLAQTDPELHERFLSESRILATMDHPSIPKVFDVSVSPPIFISFEFIKGENLRTLLETGPLALDKALKIGSEVAEGLQHAFERGVLHRDIKPENILIEITGRTRIVDFGLASSARKVQLTQTGVVVGTPWYLAPERLRGQPATLASEIFAFGVTLFEMVCGRRPFTGDDVTVILVQDPPKPRSLRPDCPPRLEVLMLDCISKNPNNRPSDFKEIKAELEAATKDISG